The Spirochaetaceae bacterium genome includes the window CACCTTGGCCATGTCCACCGACGACGGGCACTCCGCCTTGCACGCCTTGCACTCGATGCACAGGTCCATGGCGGCGTAGATGCGTTCGCCGGTCAGCTCCTCGGCCGGCAGACGGCCGCTCATGGCGGCGCGCAGCAGGTTGGCGCGCCCGCGCGTGCTGTGCTCCTCCTCGCGGGTGACCATGAACGACGGGCACATGGTGCCCTCGGTCTTCTTGCGGCAGATGCCGGCGCCGTTGCACATCTCGACGGCGCGGTCGAAGCCCTGGTCGCTGCTGAAGTCGAGATGCTCGGGCTGCTGCAGCGCCTTGTACTCGACGCCGTAGCGCAGGTCCTGCGTCATCGGCGGCGCATCCACCACCTGCCCCGGGTTGAGGATGCCGGCCGGGTCGAAGATGCCCTTCACCTGCCGGTACAGGCCATACAGCTCGCGCCCGAAGAACTGCTCGTTGAGCCAGCTTCGCACGCGCCCGTCGCCGTGCTCGCTGGACAGCGAGCCGCCGTAGCGGCCGAGCAGTTCCGCGGCGAACGAGGCGATCTTCGGCAGCCGCTCCACGTCCGCGGCCAGCTTGGCGTTGATCAGCGGCCTGATGTGCAGGCAGCCGGCGCTCGCGTGCGCGTACATCGCCACCCGCTCGGTGCCGACCTCCTTGCAGAAGCGCTGAATCTCGGTGACGTAGTTGGCCAGGTGCTGCGGCGGCACCGCGGCATCCTCGATGAACGGGATCGGCTTGTAGTCGCCCTTGATGCTCATCATCAGGCCCAGGCCCACCTTGCGCACCGTCCACACGTTGGTCTGCAACTGCGGATCGATCGCCGCCACGGTGTGCGTCCTGACGCCCTGGCGGGTCAGGTGGCGCTGCAGGTTGTCCACCGACTCGCGCAACTCGGCCTCGCTCTCACCGCGAAACTCGGTGATCAGCACGCAGTCGGGAGCGCCTTCCACGAACGTGGACAGCAGGCGCGCGTACTGCGGCACGCCGCGGCACAGGGTGAGACCGAGGTTGTCGAGCAGCTCGATGGCGCTCGGGCGCGTCTCCAGCATTGCCGGCACCGACGACAGCGCCTCGTACAGGCTGTCGAAGTGCACCACCGCCAGCCCGGTGCGGGTCGGCAGGTCGACCACGCCCAGCTTCAGCTCGGTCATCACCGCCAGGGTGCCTTCCGAGCCGGATATCATCTTGGCCAGGTTGAAGCGCGGATCGCGCGGGTAGCGGAACGAGGCGCCGTCCACGAAGCGGTCCAGGTTGTAGCCGCCGCACCTGCGCCAGTGCTTGGGCGTGCCGGCCAGGATGGCGTCCACGTTGTCGCGCGCGAGCTCGGCGATGCCGCGATACAGGCGCCCCTCCAAGCCGGGGCGGCGCTGATATTGCGCCAGCGCGTCGTCTTCGACCGGCCCCAGGTGGGCGGCGGTGCCGTCGCTCAGGAACGTGTCCAGCTCCAGCACGTGATCGGCGGTCATGCCGTACAGGATGGAGTGCGAGCCGGTGGAGTTGTTGGCCACGATGCCGCCCATGGCGGCGCGGTTGCTGCTCGCCGGGTCGGGACCGAACTGCAGGCCGTGCGGCTGCAGGTACAGGTTGAGTTCGTCGAGCACGATGCCCGGCTGCACCCGTACCCAGCTCTCTTCCTTGTTGAGCTCGACGACGGCGTCGAGATGACGCGAGAAGTCGATGATCAGCGCTTCGCCGATCGCCTGCCCGGCCAGGCTGGAGCCGGCGGTGCGCGGCACGATCGGAATGCCCCGCTCGTGCGCCAGGGTGACCGCGGCCTGCACGTCGTCCGCGTTGCGCGGGATCAGGACGGCATGCGGCATCACCTGGTAGATGCTGGCATCGGTGCTGTACAGCATGCGGCTGTAGAGGTCGGTACGCAGCTCGCCGGTCACTCGCGGTCCGAGGTCGGCAAGGAAGTCGGCGACGTTCTGCACCGCCTCACGAGACTGGCGAGCAGCCGCCGAGGGCCGCTCGGGAATGTGTTGTGTTGTAGTACTCACGGCGTCGCCCTGTAAGCTAACGCCTTGCGCCTTCTGACGCAACGGTCAATTCAGCGCGACGCACTGTCGATTTACAGTGCGCCCGGTCCGCCCGATCGAACCCCATCTCAACTTAGCCCATCCAGCCGGCGTCGACGAGAGGACGTTCCGATGCGCGCATACGGAGAGTGCGACCTCGGTCAGATACCGCCGCCAGCGCAGCGCCGGAGGAGACCCCGACGGCCACAACAAGCCACGCCTCACTCCCTGTTGTGAACCACCTGACCGTGTGAAGACCCTGCCCCGCTCGCCGCTACTTGCTTCGCTTCGCGCCCGTCCCGGCCCGCATGGACACTCTGAGACATACCACCGAACGCATAAGTCGAGCAGTGCCGCAACGGCACCCCGAGCATTCCAACGATGCCGACTATACGCCCGCCATTCTCCGTTCGCGCACCGATTACGACATATGTCCGTAGAGTGCAGAAAGACTCCCTTGAAACCGCTCAGCACTAAGCCACCAATCCGGTGAACCGTCAACTAGCGCCGGAGACTCTCGATCGGTGGGAGTGCAAGCCCGACATAGTCAATGATCAGCTACCTCGGACATCGACCGCATGTCCCCGTGACCCCTAACAATACGCACCCGAAATAGTATAGCTTCTAGTTGGTCTCGGAAAATACGTTCCTTCAGTCTGTCCAAAGATTTATTCGGAGAACCGGAATGGAACGCTGCGCTCAGGACGAAGCAAGAACTGTGTTTCGCTGTAGTCTACTTGGTCATCCCATCGCAAAGGATCGACTCCTCATCGCGAATAGAGAACATCATAATGGTACCGCAAATCATGCGTCACAATTTACCTGATCTCGACGACATCGCACAATCTGTCCCCAACACGAGTTCCACATAGGACGTTCGTTAACACTCTCACCTGTACTCCTCAAGTACTCTCCTAAACCAGTCAACGAACCCTCTAGCTTGGCCATATAGTCCGTATATCTCCTCCGAGGTTTTCTCCATCCTAAACGCGACGAAGTCTTCGTGTACAACACGGTTTCGCTCGTTCCCTATCTCCAAGAACGCACTCACCGACTTGGACAGTGTATCACTACGGCGCACCGCGTCCTTCGAATCGCCTAAGAATGTTGCCCCAAACATGCTGAAGAACTGATTCGCATTTGACCCCGTCCAATTGAACCATGTGTGATACTGCCTCTTGATGACCTTGCGAACGACCATATGAACTATTACATGATCGTCGCCGCTCACGTCCTCGGTAAACTCCCTCACGGCGTCTGTTAACTCACGTTCGAAATAGCTCGCAGACGCCAACAACAAAACCTTTCGAAAGTGACTATCCACGAAGCTCATCGCGGAGACATCTCCTGCAGCCTCCAAACTCCTCATGAGATCCCCATATTCCTCATACAATGCCGTTACTGGATCCTTTCCCACGGACATCAGTAATCCTAGTGAATCTGTATGAGTGCCTCAGCGCGCTCCAGCCTCTTATCGACATTCGCTTTCTGCGTCGTACCTTGTGCGGCTGCCGAAAGAAAGGTCGTGTCGGTCGAGAGCCTGCGGATCTCCCTCGCCCACAGCTTCCCGCCAACTGTGCCCTTGTCCGCGAATGCCTGTTTGCAGGCGACGGTGAATACGGCTTCATACAAAGCGATGTTAAATCGGCCTCGCTTTGTCATAAAAACATCCTCCGGCAAGGATGCGCAAGCCTTCAGGAACGAAGTGAACAAGAGCTCCAAGTATTGAATCTTCTCTGCGTTTAGCCCTCTACAGCTGAATGAGAATTGATTCAAGAATCTTACCATCGAGGAAGCGTACTTATCGCGGTCCACCAACATTGCGAAGCCGCGCAGCAGTATCTCGATGTCTTTCATGTGTAAGTCTGGATCACTCGCACCAACGAGTCTTCTCCAAATTGCATTTTCCGCGTTTATCCGATAGAGCATCGTGTAGAAGTCAGAGTGATACATGCTCGTCCTGATTTCTTGGGGTCGCAAGTTCACGCCGCCGGAGTTGAGTCTATTGAAGATCTCGAATATTGAGGACTGATCATCCTCCGGCGCGCTCTGTTTGACTACGATGTTCCGAATCGGGCGCATGTCTAGCTGAGTCTTGTGGTCTTCGCTCAACGTGGAATAGTTGAGACCCCGAAACCGGTTCCGACGACGAGGTCTATCGTCCGACAGCCGCAAGTTGAAAGTCTGGAAGTACTTATCGTCATGCAACATATTCTCCGGCACTTGACCGCCTCGGTCGAATTCCCGTCGGATATCGGCACGTCTCGAACTACGAGGGAAGCGCTTCTTGATGAAATAGTAAATCGACATCAAGCGTTGCTGGCCATCAATTACCAAGAAACGATTCTTCCCTTGCTCGTAAAGAAACAGCTGGGGAACTGGAAGACCCAATATCAAGGATTCAATGAGCCTTGATGCCCGCCCGATATCCCAAACGAAATTCCGTTGGAATCCTGGAATCCTTACTGACCCTCTTTCGACAAAGCTGCAGAGCGTCATCACACTAAAATCGTTTGGCGACACCGTGATATCATACTCCTCGACCTGAAGATCATGAATGCTATCGTCCGCGTCGTCGTACCAATCAACTCGCCCGTTTTCGCTCATCTGTATTGCACCCCGCAACTAGTGATAGGGCGACCAATCGATGTGACCAGCACCCTCAAGATCGTGGTCCATCCATCGATTTTCGGTCGTTTGAAGCAGTGTAGAGCATCCGGACATCGGATCGCAAGGTCATCCATAGCTAGTAGCATTGGTATCAGCGGGCATTGAGGGCTACGATCGGGATCGATGATGGACAGCGTGCAACTAATCGATTGGTCCTTACGGACCGATCGCCAGGTGGTCGAGGTCCACGTTGCCCCCGGTCAGGACCAGGCCGACGCGCCGCCCGCGGAACGGCTCCGGATGGGCGAGCACCGCCGCGAGGGTGACCGCGGCGGAGGGTTCGACGACAAGCTTCATGCGCGTCCAGATGAGCCGCATGGCGGCGATGATGTCGGACTCCGCCACGGTGAGGATCGCCACGCGGCCGGTACGCAGCAGGGCGAAGGTGAGCGGGGCCAGGGAGGTGCGCAAGCCGTCGGCCACCGTGGCCGGCCGTTCGACGGGGATGATGCGCCCGGCGGCAAGGGAGCGCGCCGCGTCGTCGGCCGCGGCGGGCTCGGCGCCAAATACGGCGATCTCCGGGTGCAGGCCGCGCGCCGCCACGCTGATGCCGCTCAGGCAGCCGCCGCCGCCCACCGGCGCCACTACCGCGTCCAGCGCCGCAACCTGCTCGAACAGTTCCAGCGCCAGCGTGCCCTGGCCGGCGACGATGCGCGCGTGGCCGTACGGGTGGATGAGCGTGGCGCCCTGCTCGGCCTGTATCCGCCCGGCCGCCGCGGCGCGCGCCGCATCGCCGTCGGCGCACAGCTCCACGCGCGCCCCGTAGCCGGCCACCGCCGCCCGCTTCACCGCCGAAGAGCTGCGCGGCATCACCACCGTGGCCGGCACGCCGCGGGCGCGTGCCGCCGCCGCCACCGCCTGGCCGTGATTGCCGGATGAGTGGGTCACCACGCCGCGCCGCGCCTCGGCGGCGCTGAGCTGGAGCACGAAGTTGGTGGCGCCGCGCATCTTGAACGCCCCCACCTTCTGCAGGTTCTCGGCCTTGAAGAACAGCCGCGCGCCGCTCTCGCCGTCCAGGTACGCACTGGTGAACACCGGCGTGCGGTGGATGTAGGGTCCGATGCGCGCGGCTGCCGCGCGCACGTCCGCTGCCGTCGGCAGCCCGGCGTCGGTCTTTGGTGCGTGCGGTCGCTCCGGGATCACTCCTCCATCCTCCTGCGGGCGCCGGCGGTGTGTTTGCCTGCCGCGATTGCAGCTACCGTCCGCGCCGGGTTCACTCCTCTGCCGGGGCGCAACTTACGGGCAGCAGTGCCAGGCGCGGCTTGCAATGCCAGTCGAAGATGCGCCGCGGATCGGCTGCCACCGCCTGCGCCTCGCGATCGGCCGCCGCCATCGCCTCCAGCAGAGCCGTGAGGTCGAGCGCCAAGTAGGGTGACGGAACCGCCGCCAACTTGGCCGCCGCCTTGGCCAGCAACCGCCGCACGCCGCGCATGTTGCCGCGCTCGGCGTGCACGAACGCGGCCGCCAGTTGAATGACGCCCTGAAAGAACAGGCGCCGCTCGGGGTCGCCGGTGGCCCGCCACAGATCCTCCAGGACCTCGTGCGCGTGCCAGTGGCTGCCGGCGTTGTAGCGCCTGATGCACTCCAGGTACGGCTGAGGTAGTGGCTCGTTCATGGGCTGCCGGCCGGCCCCTGCAAGGTCGCACGGCGAGACGCCCCGTAGCAACGCCGGCGGCGCCCGCCTTGCCACGGTTCACCGGCACGGCTACGGTGCGCCTGAGTTACCCGATGGCCGGCTCTCCAGGATCAACCGCGGACTACGGCGCCAAGCGCGACTTCGCCCGTACCCCCGAGCCGCCGCCGCAGCCGGCACCGGCAGCGGCCGCGGCCGCGGGCGGCGAGGCGGGCATCCCGGCGACCGACGGCACCTTCGTGATCCACCGCCACGAAGCGCGCCGGCTGCACTACGACCTGCGCATGGCCACCGACCGCGTGCTGGTGTGCTGGGCGGTGCCGCGCGGCTTCTCCTACGACCCGGCGGTCAAGCACCTTGCCGTGCACACCGAGGACCACCCGTTGCGCTACCGCACCTTCGAAGGGGTCATTCCCAGGGGCGAGTACGGCGCCGGCACCATGCTGATCTGGGACACCGGCTCCTACGAAGTGCTGAAGGCCGACCACCTGGCTGCCGCGATCGGCGCCGGCGAAGTGAAGATGGTGCTGCGCGGCCGCCGGCTGCGCGGCGAGTGGCACCTGGTGCGCACGCGCGCGGGGCAGGACGGCAAGGACGAGTGGCTGCTGTTCAAGGCGCGCGACCGCTACGCCCGCGAACCCGGCGAGCCGGCGCCGCCGGTGGTCGACCCGGCGCGCGCCCTCCGGGCACCGATGCCGGCGCCCCCGCGCGCCATGGCGGCCGGCGCCGACCACAAACAGTTCTCCGACCCGGACTGGCTGTTCGAGCTGGAGTTCGACGGCCTGCGCGTGCTCGCCTCGGTCACCGGCGGCGACGTGGCGTTCGCGACCCCTGCCGGAAGCCCGGCGACGCTGACCGCGCCGATACGCGCTGCCGTGGAGGGCGAGTTCGCCCGCGTGCGCGCTTCGCAAGCCCTGCTCGACGGCGTGATCGTGGCCCTCGATCGGCACGGCAGACCCGCGCGGCATGCACTTGACGGCCACCACGGAAGACCTCCGCCGCAGGCGCCTGACGGCGGTGATGGCCAGGGCGGGCGGGCGGCGGCGCGCGGCGATGCCGCGCATGGGGGCAGCGCAGCGCGTGCGGTCGCGGGCGCCGATGCGACCGCGGCAGCCGCCCCGGCGCAGCCGGATGCGGGCGCGTACCCCGGCAACGGCGGTGCCGGCACCGCCGCGGGGGCGCCGCCCGATGTGGCGTCGGAGCGGCTTGGTGCGGGACCAACGCGGACGGTGGCGTTCTATGCGTTCGACCTGCTGCACTACGACGAGTGGGATCTGCGCGGCCTGCCGCTGGTGGAGCGCAAGCGGTTCCTGCGCTCGCTGCTGCCGCCGCTGCCGGCGCTGCTGTACGCCGACCACGTCACCGCGAGCGGCGAAGGCCTCGCCGCAGTGGCGGCCGGCGCCGGCTTCCGCGGCCTGGTCGCCAAGCGCGCCGCGAGCCCATATCGATCGGGCCCGCGGTCGGACTGGCGCCGCGTGCCCCTTCAGGCGTCGGCGGAGGCGCGCGAGGTGGAGGTGGGCGCCGCCCTGTCCGCGGCCGTCAGCCGGCAGCG containing:
- a CDS encoding FAD-binding protein, with the translated sequence MSTTTQHIPERPSAAARQSREAVQNVADFLADLGPRVTGELRTDLYSRMLYSTDASIYQVMPHAVLIPRNADDVQAAVTLAHERGIPIVPRTAGSSLAGQAIGEALIIDFSRHLDAVVELNKEESWVRVQPGIVLDELNLYLQPHGLQFGPDPASSNRAAMGGIVANNSTGSHSILYGMTADHVLELDTFLSDGTAAHLGPVEDDALAQYQRRPGLEGRLYRGIAELARDNVDAILAGTPKHWRRCGGYNLDRFVDGASFRYPRDPRFNLAKMISGSEGTLAVMTELKLGVVDLPTRTGLAVVHFDSLYEALSSVPAMLETRPSAIELLDNLGLTLCRGVPQYARLLSTFVEGAPDCVLITEFRGESEAELRESVDNLQRHLTRQGVRTHTVAAIDPQLQTNVWTVRKVGLGLMMSIKGDYKPIPFIEDAAVPPQHLANYVTEIQRFCKEVGTERVAMYAHASAGCLHIRPLINAKLAADVERLPKIASFAAELLGRYGGSLSSEHGDGRVRSWLNEQFFGRELYGLYRQVKGIFDPAGILNPGQVVDAPPMTQDLRYGVEYKALQQPEHLDFSSDQGFDRAVEMCNGAGICRKKTEGTMCPSFMVTREEEHSTRGRANLLRAAMSGRLPAEELTGERIYAAMDLCIECKACKAECPSSVDMAKVKFEYLARYYEANPVPPRVRFFADIASASRAGSGWRAPIVNALLRAAPVRRLLEKTLGISSKRTLPRFAERPFTRWFAERAALRRGAGPDKPSRTPPAPPPAQLNGGAPAANATPANATPANGTPVHGSAAPPRSVVLFNDTFNTYNEPEVAIAAVEVLEAAGYRVVLPGHWCCGRPMVSKGLVEQARAAARATVDKLHPLVAQGMPVVGLEPSCILTLKDEYLSLLPGDAKAQAVAEAVTTFEEFVAAETEAGRFALQFPSDAGRVLLHGHCHQKALVGTGPSHQVLKQAGYTVEEVDSGCCGMAGSFGYEAEHLDVSLAMAERRLLPAVRAAGDDTLIAAAGTSCRHQIAHGCTRTALHPAQILRAALPDDRRGGVAR
- a CDS encoding HEPN domain-containing protein codes for the protein MSVGKDPVTALYEEYGDLMRSLEAAGDVSAMSFVDSHFRKVLLLASASYFERELTDAVREFTEDVSGDDHVIVHMVVRKVIKRQYHTWFNWTGSNANQFFSMFGATFLGDSKDAVRRSDTLSKSVSAFLEIGNERNRVVHEDFVAFRMEKTSEEIYGLYGQARGFVDWFRRVLEEYR
- a CDS encoding DUF262 domain-containing protein, which codes for MSENGRVDWYDDADDSIHDLQVEEYDITVSPNDFSVMTLCSFVERGSVRIPGFQRNFVWDIGRASRLIESLILGLPVPQLFLYEQGKNRFLVIDGQQRLMSIYYFIKKRFPRSSRRADIRREFDRGGQVPENMLHDDKYFQTFNLRLSDDRPRRRNRFRGLNYSTLSEDHKTQLDMRPIRNIVVKQSAPEDDQSSIFEIFNRLNSGGVNLRPQEIRTSMYHSDFYTMLYRINAENAIWRRLVGASDPDLHMKDIEILLRGFAMLVDRDKYASSMVRFLNQFSFSCRGLNAEKIQYLELLFTSFLKACASLPEDVFMTKRGRFNIALYEAVFTVACKQAFADKGTVGGKLWAREIRRLSTDTTFLSAAAQGTTQKANVDKRLERAEALIQIH
- a CDS encoding pyridoxal-phosphate dependent enzyme, whose amino-acid sequence is MIPERPHAPKTDAGLPTAADVRAAAARIGPYIHRTPVFTSAYLDGESGARLFFKAENLQKVGAFKMRGATNFVLQLSAAEARRGVVTHSSGNHGQAVAAAARARGVPATVVMPRSSSAVKRAAVAGYGARVELCADGDAARAAAAGRIQAEQGATLIHPYGHARIVAGQGTLALELFEQVAALDAVVAPVGGGGCLSGISVAARGLHPEIAVFGAEPAAADDAARSLAAGRIIPVERPATVADGLRTSLAPLTFALLRTGRVAILTVAESDIIAAMRLIWTRMKLVVEPSAAVTLAAVLAHPEPFRGRRVGLVLTGGNVDLDHLAIGP
- a CDS encoding DUF309 domain-containing protein, encoding MNEPLPQPYLECIRRYNAGSHWHAHEVLEDLWRATGDPERRLFFQGVIQLAAAFVHAERGNMRGVRRLLAKAAAKLAAVPSPYLALDLTALLEAMAAADREAQAVAADPRRIFDWHCKPRLALLPVSCAPAEE
- the ligD gene encoding non-homologous end-joining DNA ligase, producing the protein MPRFTGTATVRLSYPMAGSPGSTADYGAKRDFARTPEPPPQPAPAAAAAAGGEAGIPATDGTFVIHRHEARRLHYDLRMATDRVLVCWAVPRGFSYDPAVKHLAVHTEDHPLRYRTFEGVIPRGEYGAGTMLIWDTGSYEVLKADHLAAAIGAGEVKMVLRGRRLRGEWHLVRTRAGQDGKDEWLLFKARDRYAREPGEPAPPVVDPARALRAPMPAPPRAMAAGADHKQFSDPDWLFELEFDGLRVLASVTGGDVAFATPAGSPATLTAPIRAAVEGEFARVRASQALLDGVIVALDRHGRPARHALDGHHGRPPPQAPDGGDGQGGRAAARGDAAHGGSAARAVAGADATAAAAPAQPDAGAYPGNGGAGTAAGAPPDVASERLGAGPTRTVAFYAFDLLHYDEWDLRGLPLVERKRFLRSLLPPLPALLYADHVTASGEGLAAVAAGAGFRGLVAKRAASPYRSGPRSDWRRVPLQASAEAREVEVGAALSAAVSRQRGRSDVRYSNLDKVFWPAEGYTKGDLLAFYEQVSDHLLPYLRDRPVHMNRFPDGIGGKSFFQRQAPAGIPDWVELVEVDDRHTRQFICNDLRTLLYLVNLGSIELHPWLSRRSSLAVPDYAVLDLDAKEASFANAVRVARTAGKVLRGIGLRPAIKTSGASGLHVYVALAGGFSYEQVRLFMEAVARVVARELPDIASVERLPRGRGGKVYVDFLQNRRSATVVPPYAVRPVAGARVSMPLEWDELDGGLHPSRFTIANVPEMLVRRGDLFRATLTDPQDFAPAIDKLQIYLADASP